A stretch of Prosthecobacter debontii DNA encodes these proteins:
- the rsmH gene encoding 16S rRNA (cytosine(1402)-N(4))-methyltransferase RsmH, protein MTSDPLGNEAAPEASLSPTPHKRRKRYSGKNPRRFEDKYKELNPDKYPDAVAKVLAAGKTPAGQHVPIMVNEVLECLKPQAGERVVDCTLGYGGHTRALWQSVQPGGHVLSLDADPLELERTTARLRATGLGEESWTPMRCNFAGLLKALSDQGWNEGADVIFADLGLSSMQIDNPERGFTFKHDGPLDMRLNPQRGKPAADLLADLSVEKLARLLEENADEPRAQLLAQHLHDRVREAPITRTKALAETLRQALPRGLSTDDADATVRRVFQAIRIAVNEEFTVLDSLLRTLPGALKPGARVAILTFHSGEDRRVKKAFQEGLHTGVYSQVAREVIRASSEEQRQNPRSSPAKLRWAFRTMGTD, encoded by the coding sequence ATGACGTCCGACCCTCTCGGTAATGAAGCGGCCCCGGAGGCCTCCCTCAGTCCCACGCCCCACAAGCGGCGCAAGCGCTACAGTGGCAAAAACCCGCGTCGGTTTGAGGATAAATATAAGGAGCTGAATCCCGACAAATACCCGGATGCCGTGGCCAAGGTGCTGGCGGCGGGGAAGACCCCGGCAGGGCAGCATGTGCCCATCATGGTGAATGAGGTGCTGGAGTGCCTGAAACCGCAGGCGGGTGAGCGTGTGGTGGACTGCACCCTGGGCTATGGCGGGCATACCCGGGCGCTCTGGCAGAGCGTGCAGCCCGGTGGCCATGTCCTGTCTCTGGATGCCGACCCCCTCGAGCTGGAGCGCACCACCGCCCGGCTGCGGGCCACAGGTCTGGGGGAGGAAAGCTGGACCCCCATGCGGTGTAACTTTGCCGGTCTGCTCAAGGCGCTGTCTGACCAGGGCTGGAATGAGGGCGCGGACGTTATTTTTGCCGATCTCGGCCTGTCCTCCATGCAGATCGATAACCCGGAGCGCGGCTTCACCTTCAAGCACGACGGTCCGCTGGACATGCGGCTGAACCCCCAGCGTGGGAAACCCGCCGCCGATCTCCTGGCGGACCTGAGTGTGGAGAAGCTGGCCCGGCTGCTGGAGGAAAATGCCGATGAACCGCGCGCCCAGCTCCTGGCCCAGCACCTGCATGACCGCGTGCGGGAGGCCCCCATCACCCGCACGAAGGCCCTGGCGGAGACGCTGCGTCAGGCCCTGCCGCGCGGGCTTTCCACTGACGATGCGGATGCTACGGTGAGGCGGGTATTCCAGGCCATCCGCATCGCCGTGAATGAGGAGTTCACCGTGCTGGACAGCCTGTTGCGGACGCTCCCCGGGGCATTGAAACCGGGCGCGCGGGTGGCCATCCTCACCTTCCACTCCGGCGAGGATCGACGGGTGAAAAAGGCCTTTCAGGAGGGCCTGCACACGGGTGTTTACAGCCAGGTCGCCCGGGAGGTCATCCGCGCCTCATCCGAGGAGCAGCGGCAGAATCCGCGGTCTTCTCCGGCCAAGCTGCGGTGGGCTTTTCGCACGATGGGGACTGATTGA
- a CDS encoding redox-sensing transcriptional repressor Rex, whose amino-acid sequence MPRIDIPRKSIYRLSIYQRCLSKLRENDVDTVSSEALAKAAGVKPTQLRKDLAYFGQFGTRGLGYNVDVLSSTISEVLGHNRLQPVILVGVGNLGSALLRYGGFRKEGFEVVAAFDVNPKRQPDLATPILAITAMMEFIQENQVKMAILAVPAVAAQSVTNQMVEAGIQAILNFSPSVLDVPEHVVVNSVDLAVELENLSYFIR is encoded by the coding sequence GTGCCTAGAATAGACATCCCTCGCAAATCTATTTACCGCCTGTCCATTTATCAGCGTTGCCTAAGCAAGCTTCGCGAAAACGATGTTGATACGGTGTCGTCGGAAGCTTTGGCCAAGGCGGCCGGGGTGAAGCCGACTCAGTTGCGCAAGGATTTGGCTTACTTCGGTCAGTTCGGCACACGCGGCCTGGGTTATAACGTGGATGTGCTCAGCAGCACCATTTCCGAGGTGCTGGGGCATAATCGCTTGCAGCCCGTCATCCTCGTCGGGGTGGGGAATCTCGGTTCCGCCCTGCTGCGCTACGGGGGGTTCCGCAAGGAAGGTTTCGAAGTCGTGGCCGCCTTTGATGTCAACCCGAAGCGTCAGCCGGATCTTGCCACCCCCATCCTGGCCATCACGGCGATGATGGAGTTCATCCAGGAAAACCAGGTGAAGATGGCCATTCTGGCCGTGCCTGCCGTGGCGGCCCAGAGCGTGACGAATCAGATGGTCGAAGCTGGCATCCAGGCCATCCTGAATTTCTCCCCCTCCGTGCTGGACGTGCCCGAGCATGTGGTGGTGAACAGCGTGGACCTGGCGGTGGAGCTGGAGAACCTCAGCTACTTCATTCGTTAA
- a CDS encoding S1C family serine protease: protein MKMRPLLPVLAALAYTLPTIAQDLVPETVPAASPPPESAPLIDEWESIVNIDASVLMPDYREPWNSGQPSGGSGTGFLIGKNRFLTNAHVVSNAIKLVIRTTNDPEPHPARVVFIAHDCDLAIIEAEDGTPFEKLKPLSFGGIPKLNTEVIAVGYPIGGDRISVTRGVVSRIDFRPYSHSGVDSHLAIQVDAAINPGNSGGPVIQEGKVVGVAFQGFSGRVAQNVGYIIPVPVVERFLKDVEDGHYDHYVDLAVSDFAIENSAQKKALGLNGDGVGVMIADVEPAGSAGGLLKRGDVLLSMDDNPVMNNGLIRFQGELMDMNEVVERKFAGDKLKLAYLRDGKKLEKELTLKRFDPYVRLGEQYNQRPRYIVYAGLVFQPMDKNLMDTYQIGDSAANYMFDNFLTEKLYVERPEPVLLTNILTDEVNTYITPYAQSVVDEINGVKIRSLKDVKEALAKKGDKPDFVVIKLMEKDRPLVLKRDLAETAHPRIMQTYNIPEDAYLGAE from the coding sequence ATGAAAATGCGCCCCCTTCTCCCTGTCCTCGCTGCGCTGGCCTACACCCTTCCCACCATCGCCCAGGATCTGGTGCCGGAGACGGTCCCGGCGGCCTCACCCCCTCCGGAGTCGGCCCCGCTGATCGATGAATGGGAGAGCATCGTGAACATCGATGCCTCGGTGCTGATGCCGGACTACCGCGAGCCGTGGAACTCCGGCCAGCCCTCGGGCGGCTCCGGCACCGGCTTTCTGATCGGGAAAAACCGCTTCCTCACCAATGCTCATGTGGTGAGCAATGCCATCAAGCTGGTCATCCGCACCACCAATGACCCGGAGCCGCATCCGGCACGGGTGGTCTTCATCGCCCATGACTGTGACCTCGCCATCATCGAGGCGGAGGATGGCACCCCGTTTGAGAAACTGAAGCCGCTGAGCTTCGGCGGCATTCCGAAGCTGAACACGGAGGTGATCGCCGTGGGTTACCCCATCGGGGGAGATCGCATCTCCGTCACCCGCGGGGTGGTCTCGCGCATCGACTTCCGCCCTTACAGCCATAGCGGGGTGGATTCACACCTCGCCATCCAGGTGGATGCGGCCATCAACCCAGGAAACTCCGGCGGCCCGGTGATCCAGGAGGGGAAAGTCGTCGGTGTGGCCTTCCAGGGCTTCAGTGGCCGGGTGGCGCAGAATGTCGGTTACATCATCCCCGTGCCGGTGGTGGAGCGTTTCCTGAAGGACGTGGAAGACGGCCACTACGACCACTATGTGGATCTGGCGGTGAGTGATTTCGCCATCGAAAACAGCGCCCAGAAAAAGGCCCTGGGCCTGAATGGGGATGGCGTGGGCGTCATGATCGCCGATGTGGAGCCTGCGGGCAGTGCCGGTGGCCTGCTGAAGCGTGGGGATGTGCTGCTCTCCATGGATGATAATCCGGTGATGAACAACGGCCTCATCCGCTTCCAAGGGGAGCTGATGGACATGAATGAAGTGGTGGAGCGCAAATTTGCCGGAGATAAGTTGAAGCTGGCCTACCTGCGGGATGGCAAGAAGCTGGAGAAGGAGCTGACGCTGAAGCGCTTCGACCCCTATGTGCGCCTGGGTGAGCAATACAATCAGCGCCCGCGCTACATCGTCTATGCCGGTCTGGTCTTCCAGCCCATGGATAAGAACCTGATGGATACCTACCAGATCGGTGACAGTGCGGCGAACTACATGTTTGACAATTTTCTTACCGAAAAACTCTACGTGGAACGGCCCGAGCCCGTGCTGCTGACGAACATCCTCACCGATGAAGTGAACACCTACATCACCCCCTACGCGCAGAGCGTGGTGGATGAGATCAACGGCGTGAAAATCCGCAGCCTCAAAGATGTGAAAGAGGCCCTCGCGAAAAAAGGCGATAAGCCGGACTTCGTGGTCATCAAGCTCATGGAAAAGGACCGCCCGCTGGTGCTGAAGCGCGACCTCGCTGAGACCGCTCACCCGCGGATCATGCAGACCTACAACATCCCGGAGGACGCCTACCTCGGCGCTGAATAA
- a CDS encoding S1C family serine protease, which translates to MKPFLTLALLFLTGIATAPAQTAASAAETPAAPPRLAPPATPPPPGKPQEPSPGHNPIGTIAKPGPMRPLERTTPQSPILQANSLLKVNVTYQGYNQRIPWQKDSAGGRRGLGVVLEGNRVLVTAQMVADATYIELELPESGQKIAARVLAVDYEANLALLAANSIPARNASFFAGLTPMEVDTSARIGDTLVVWQTGRVGDLIVTPMRVSKVMNQGYVVDNASFIVYEAQGIIRSEANSFTLPVAKGGKLAALLLRYDSKNQIATLLPAPIIEHFLKDVADGQYDGFPSMGIEFQITLDDQFREYLGMKPEQPGVYISGVTPGASADKAGVKKGDIMMAINGYSIDSRGDYIDPQFGPLSVSHVVRGKAFVGDEVEMKVLRDGKEITLKGKLARKQPDDYLVRPYLFDQGPKYLLSGGLLFQELTRPYLNTFGSEQQGGPILRLNRIAGSPEAYEKKGVKHIVFLSAVLPTVSTQGYERLSGQIVEEINGVTIKQLGDVAEAFKKPQNGLHTVKLEQYPFIIYLDAIKVERDNLQLMNGMFRIGSLSRLD; encoded by the coding sequence ATGAAGCCTTTCCTCACCCTCGCGCTCCTGTTTCTCACCGGCATCGCCACGGCCCCAGCCCAGACGGCCGCCTCGGCGGCTGAAACGCCCGCTGCCCCACCCCGCCTGGCCCCGCCTGCCACCCCCCCACCCCCTGGAAAACCGCAGGAGCCCAGCCCGGGCCACAATCCCATCGGCACCATCGCCAAACCCGGCCCCATGCGCCCGCTGGAGCGCACCACTCCGCAGTCCCCCATCCTCCAGGCCAATTCCCTGCTGAAGGTCAACGTCACCTACCAGGGCTACAATCAGCGCATCCCCTGGCAGAAAGACAGCGCCGGAGGCCGCCGCGGTCTCGGCGTGGTGCTGGAGGGGAACCGCGTGCTCGTCACCGCCCAGATGGTGGCGGACGCCACCTACATCGAGCTGGAACTGCCCGAGAGCGGTCAGAAGATCGCCGCCCGTGTCCTGGCCGTGGATTATGAGGCCAACCTCGCCCTGCTGGCCGCCAATTCCATCCCCGCGCGCAACGCCAGCTTCTTCGCCGGCCTCACCCCCATGGAGGTGGACACCTCCGCCCGCATCGGTGACACCCTGGTGGTTTGGCAGACCGGCCGCGTGGGAGATCTCATCGTCACCCCCATGCGCGTGAGCAAGGTGATGAACCAGGGGTACGTCGTCGATAACGCCAGCTTCATCGTCTATGAAGCCCAGGGCATCATCCGCAGTGAGGCCAACAGCTTCACCCTGCCGGTGGCTAAGGGCGGCAAGCTGGCCGCCCTGCTGCTGCGTTACGACTCGAAAAACCAGATCGCCACCCTCCTGCCCGCACCGATCATCGAGCACTTCCTCAAAGACGTGGCGGATGGTCAATACGATGGTTTCCCCTCCATGGGCATCGAGTTCCAGATCACCCTGGATGACCAGTTCCGTGAGTATCTGGGCATGAAGCCGGAGCAGCCCGGCGTTTACATCAGCGGCGTCACCCCTGGGGCCTCCGCCGACAAAGCCGGGGTGAAAAAAGGCGATATCATGATGGCCATCAACGGCTACTCCATCGACTCCCGTGGCGACTACATCGACCCCCAATTCGGCCCTCTCAGCGTCAGCCACGTCGTGCGCGGCAAGGCCTTCGTCGGTGATGAAGTGGAGATGAAAGTGCTGCGGGATGGCAAGGAGATCACCCTGAAGGGCAAGCTCGCCCGCAAGCAACCGGACGACTACCTCGTGCGGCCCTACCTCTTCGATCAGGGTCCGAAATACCTGCTCAGCGGCGGTCTGCTCTTCCAGGAGCTCACCCGACCCTACCTGAACACCTTTGGCAGCGAGCAGCAGGGCGGCCCCATCCTGCGCCTCAACCGCATCGCTGGTAGCCCGGAAGCCTATGAGAAAAAAGGTGTCAAACACATCGTCTTCCTCAGCGCCGTGCTGCCCACCGTCAGCACCCAGGGTTACGAGCGCCTCAGCGGCCAGATCGTGGAGGAGATCAATGGCGTGACCATCAAGCAACTCGGCGACGTGGCCGAGGCCTTCAAAAAACCTCAGAACGGCCTCCACACCGTCAAGCTCGAGCAGTATCCCTTCATCATCTACCTGGACGCCATCAAGGTGGAGCGGGATAACCTCCAGCTCATGAACGGCATGTTCCGCATCGGCAGCCTCTCCCGCCTGGACTAG
- the purQ gene encoding phosphoribosylformylglycinamidine synthase I, with product MPHALLIKFPGTNCDLETSRALEAAGFTAEVMPVAHLEPTSLDKAQLVVFSGGFSYGDYVMSGRIAQLITKHKLGERLKQFVANGGYVLGICNGFQILTQLDLLPRGSLIHNTSGRFICRWAPLKKNGNTSPFLKALPENFELPVAHAEGRFVGEPGDAEKYLKDGHAALLYGKDVNGSTAQIAGLQDDTGRVFGLMPHPERFIAKNTHYDPDWNAAEQGWGYYLFKGVAEAIAA from the coding sequence ATGCCCCACGCTCTCCTCATCAAATTCCCCGGCACCAACTGCGATCTTGAAACCTCCCGCGCTCTGGAGGCCGCTGGTTTCACCGCTGAAGTCATGCCCGTGGCCCATCTGGAGCCCACCTCTTTGGACAAAGCGCAGCTCGTGGTTTTCTCCGGCGGCTTCAGCTATGGTGACTACGTCATGAGCGGCCGCATCGCTCAGCTCATCACCAAGCACAAGCTCGGCGAGCGCCTGAAGCAGTTCGTGGCCAATGGCGGTTACGTGCTCGGCATCTGCAACGGTTTCCAGATCCTTACCCAGCTCGATCTCCTGCCTCGCGGCAGCCTGATCCACAACACCAGCGGCCGCTTCATCTGCCGCTGGGCCCCGCTGAAAAAGAACGGCAATACCAGCCCCTTCCTCAAGGCCCTGCCCGAGAACTTCGAACTGCCCGTGGCCCACGCCGAAGGCCGCTTCGTCGGCGAGCCCGGCGATGCTGAAAAATACCTCAAGGACGGCCACGCCGCCCTGCTCTATGGCAAGGACGTCAACGGCTCCACCGCCCAGATCGCCGGTCTGCAGGACGACACCGGCCGCGTCTTCGGCCTCATGCCCCACCCCGAGCGCTTCATCGCCAAAAACACCCACTACGATCCCGATTGGAACGCTGCCGAACAAGGCTGGGGCTACTACCTCTTCAAAGGCGTCGCCGAAGCCATCGCCGCCTAG
- a CDS encoding COR domain-containing protein: MKSIVASFVPIHSIPSEIIWSPVIQHLILYVTCIQSVPREVLSPNSYTSCLESLRAHFQDLEAGEALLPDVKVMVLGNGRIGKTQICNRLRGLPFEAESDSTHGITVTTTPLKWGGHSCPPCLPASVADGLAHPPSETSGQECPRSSQEAQAAKSRSECPPHLLRLWDFGGQDIYHGTHALFMRSRALFLLVWTPDSENSETHVHKGMTFRNQPLPYWLAYIRHLAGVQSPVLVIQNQCDAPADERLRPPVEDTLLQPFDLKKMLHYSAYNRRGHAALEEALQDAIEHLRQTQGHAVIGKGRLAVKQHIEALQKADAEIPEVALKKNRTIARMHFQQICDTCQGVSSPDHLLDYLHQTGIVFYQKGLFDDQIILDQAWALEAVYAVFNREKCYKTLKQIRGRFTRSLLESLVWQQHSEEEQKLFLTMMKSCGICFVHRRGDQQRGIETEYIAPDLLPEYAEVEDEVAAQWDSTAVCDEVQMEVGFLHAGLMRGLLSRIGSEAGMTAVYWKDGVCLYEKKTRSHARIEQRPVNRSDASPCSGIIHLRAYGGNSLQLLEMLTPWFWDEVKRAGCQTDGILTTEHPLNLLAKDKRLTLKGGSEVVDEEAEIDTPPVEMKPDFTSPPRTQTTYGVSYAWNDASQEIVNQLCDQAVAEHGVKILRDVTGMGLGESISKFMRTLTQQDRVFVILSAKYLQSPFCMYELWQIWINCRADDEAFRRCVRVYRLPDAAMMSPIERARCAKYWRDQFKELDDLVRVEGADLLGELDFKRYKLMQDFANRVGDILAVIADMLLPQDFSQLEQHGFGDAERESGE, encoded by the coding sequence TTGAAATCTATCGTTGCCTCTTTTGTTCCTATCCATTCTATCCCAAGTGAAATCATTTGGAGTCCCGTCATCCAGCATCTAATACTTTACGTTACATGCATTCAAAGTGTCCCAAGAGAGGTATTATCTCCCAATAGTTACACCTCCTGTCTCGAATCTCTCCGGGCTCACTTCCAGGACCTGGAGGCAGGTGAAGCTCTGCTGCCGGATGTGAAGGTGATGGTGCTGGGCAATGGCCGGATCGGCAAGACCCAGATCTGCAATCGGCTGCGGGGTTTGCCTTTCGAGGCCGAGTCGGATAGCACCCATGGCATCACGGTGACGACGACACCGCTGAAGTGGGGCGGGCACTCTTGCCCGCCTTGTCTTCCTGCTTCCGTCGCAGACGGACTGGCCCATCCGCCTTCAGAAACCAGCGGGCAGGAGTGCCCGCGCTCCTCTCAAGAGGCGCAAGCGGCGAAGTCGCGAAGCGAGTGCCCACCTCACTTGTTGCGACTCTGGGACTTCGGCGGGCAGGACATCTACCATGGCACGCATGCGCTCTTCATGCGCAGCCGGGCGCTGTTTCTCCTGGTGTGGACACCGGACTCGGAGAATAGCGAGACGCATGTGCATAAGGGCATGACCTTTCGCAATCAGCCGCTGCCCTACTGGTTGGCCTACATCCGTCATCTGGCGGGCGTGCAGAGCCCCGTGCTGGTAATCCAAAATCAGTGTGATGCCCCAGCCGATGAAAGGCTGCGCCCGCCTGTGGAGGACACGCTTTTACAACCCTTCGATCTGAAAAAAATGCTGCACTACAGCGCCTACAATCGACGGGGGCATGCGGCTCTGGAAGAGGCGCTTCAAGATGCGATCGAGCACCTGCGCCAGACCCAAGGGCATGCGGTGATCGGTAAGGGCAGGCTGGCGGTGAAACAGCACATCGAGGCTCTGCAAAAGGCCGATGCGGAGATCCCCGAGGTGGCGCTGAAAAAGAACCGCACGATCGCGCGAATGCATTTTCAGCAAATCTGTGACACCTGTCAGGGCGTCAGCAGTCCCGATCATTTGTTAGACTACCTGCACCAGACGGGAATCGTGTTTTACCAGAAGGGTCTTTTTGACGATCAGATCATCCTGGATCAGGCCTGGGCGCTGGAGGCGGTGTATGCGGTCTTTAACCGGGAGAAGTGCTACAAGACCCTGAAGCAGATCCGGGGGCGCTTCACCCGCAGCCTGCTGGAGAGCCTTGTCTGGCAGCAACACAGTGAGGAGGAGCAGAAGCTTTTCCTCACCATGATGAAGAGCTGCGGCATCTGCTTCGTGCATCGGCGGGGAGATCAACAGCGCGGGATCGAGACCGAATACATCGCCCCGGATCTGCTGCCTGAGTATGCTGAGGTGGAGGATGAGGTGGCGGCGCAGTGGGATAGCACCGCCGTCTGTGACGAGGTGCAGATGGAGGTGGGCTTCCTCCACGCCGGGCTGATGCGTGGGCTGCTCTCCCGCATCGGCTCCGAAGCAGGCATGACGGCGGTGTATTGGAAAGATGGAGTGTGCCTCTATGAGAAGAAAACGCGCAGCCATGCCCGGATCGAACAACGGCCTGTGAATCGAAGCGACGCTAGCCCGTGCAGCGGGATCATCCACCTGCGGGCCTATGGTGGGAACTCCCTGCAACTGCTGGAGATGCTGACGCCGTGGTTCTGGGATGAAGTCAAGCGCGCAGGCTGCCAAACCGACGGCATCCTCACCACGGAACACCCGCTGAATCTGTTGGCGAAGGACAAGCGGCTCACCCTGAAAGGCGGCTCAGAGGTGGTGGATGAGGAAGCCGAAATTGACACGCCGCCAGTGGAGATGAAACCGGACTTCACCTCCCCACCCCGCACGCAGACGACCTACGGGGTGTCCTATGCCTGGAACGATGCCAGCCAAGAGATCGTTAACCAACTGTGTGATCAGGCGGTAGCGGAGCACGGGGTGAAAATCCTGCGCGATGTCACGGGCATGGGGCTGGGGGAAAGCATCAGCAAATTCATGCGCACGCTCACGCAGCAGGATCGGGTCTTTGTGATCCTCAGTGCCAAGTATCTGCAATCTCCCTTCTGCATGTATGAACTGTGGCAGATCTGGATCAACTGCCGAGCGGATGATGAGGCCTTCCGCCGATGCGTGCGTGTGTATCGCCTGCCGGACGCCGCCATGATGAGCCCGATCGAGCGTGCCCGCTGCGCGAAGTATTGGCGAGATCAGTTCAAGGAACTGGATGATCTGGTGCGTGTCGAAGGGGCGGACCTGCTCGGCGAGCTGGACTTCAAGCGCTACAAGCTCATGCAGGACTTCGCCAATCGCGTGGGGGATATCCTTGCGGTCATTGCCGACATGCTGCTACCCCAAGACTTTTCTCAACTGGAGCAGCACGGCTTTGGAGACGCCGAGCGTGAAAGCGGTGAATGA